A window of Solanum stenotomum isolate F172 chromosome 3, ASM1918654v1, whole genome shotgun sequence contains these coding sequences:
- the LOC125859880 gene encoding ethylene-responsive transcription factor ERF003-like — MSRPQQRYRGVRQRHWGSWVSEIRHPSLKTRIWLGTFETSEDAARAYDEAARLMCGPTARTNFPYNATESTRFLSSALIAKLQKCHMTSLTAMSKRTGKTKLEDKKEKEISTKRGDGEERQSESASQQYMKSLEDEHIEQMIEELLDYGSIEMCSVLNE; from the exons ATGTCTCGACCACAACAAAGATATCGAGGTGTTCGCCAGCGGCATTGGGGATCTTGGGTTTCCGAAATTCGCCATCCTTCATT GAAGACAAGGATCTGGCTAGGAACATTTGAGACATCAGAGGATGCTGCGAGGGCATATGATGAAGCAGCAAGACTCATGTGTGGTCCAACAGCACGCACTAATTTCCCTTACAATGCCACAGAATCAACACGGTTTCTGTCTTCTGCTTTGATAGCTAAACTTCAAAAATGCCACATGACATCTCTCACTGCTATGTCAAAGAGAACTGGTAAGACAAAATTGGAAGATAAAAAAGAGAAGGAGATATCCACGAAGAGGGGAGATGGAGAAGAAAGGCAGAGTGAGAGTGCATCACAACAATACATGAAGTCACTGGAAGATGAACATATAGAACAGATGATTGAGGAATTGCTTGATTATGGATCTATTGAGATGTGTTCTGTTCTCAATGAATAA